From a region of the Castor canadensis chromosome 7, mCasCan1.hap1v2, whole genome shotgun sequence genome:
- the Ubiad1 gene encoding ubiA prenyltransferase domain-containing protein 1 isoform X1 has translation MAALQVPGEKINIQAGETAKAGEKDPLENDWPEQDRLPQRSWRQKCASYVLALRPWSFSASLTPVALGSALAYRSQGVLDPRLLVGCAVAVLAVHGAGNLVNTYYDFSKGIDHKKSDDRTLVDRILEPQDVVRFGVFLYTLGCLCAACLYYLSTLKLEHLALIYFGGLSGSFLYTGGIGFKYVALGDLVILITFGPLAVMFAYAVQVGSLAIFPLVYAIPLALSTEAILHSNNTRDMESDREAGIVTLAILIGPMLSYVLYNTLLFLPYLIFSILATHCSISLALPLLTIPMAFSLERQFRSQAFSKLPQRTAKLNLLLGLFYVFGIILAPAGSLPRL, from the exons ATGGCTGCCTTGCAGGTCCCGGGGGAAAAGATTAACATTCAGGCGGGAGAGACCGCCAAGGCCGGGGAGAAGGACCCGCTGGAGAACGACTGGCCGGAGCAGGACAGGCTGCCCCAACGCTCCTGGAGGCAAAAATGTGCCTCCTATGTGTTGGCCCTGAGGCCCTGGAGCTTCAGTGCCTCACTCACCCCTGTGGCCCTGGGCAGTGCCCTAGCATACAGATCCCAGGGCGTCCTGGATCCTAGGCTGTTGGTGGGTTGTGCGGTGGCTGTCCTAGCAGTGCACGGGGCTGGCAACTTGGTCAACACTTACTATGACTTTTCCAAAGGCATTGACCACAAAAAGAGTGATGACAGGACCCTGGTGGACCGAATTTTGGAGCCCCAGGATGTTGTTCGGTTTGGAGTCTTCCTCTACACCTTGGGCTGCCTCTGTGCTGCCTGCCTCTACTACCTGTCCACTCTGAAACTGGAGCACCTGGCTCTCATCTACTTTGGAGGACTATCTGGCTCCTTTCTCTACACGGGAG GAATTGGATTCAAGTACGTGGCTCTGGGAGACCTTGTCATCCTCATCACTTTTGGCCCGCTGGCTGTGATGTTCGCCTATGCCGTTCAGGTGGGGTCCCTCGCCATCTTCCCTCTGGTCTACGCCATCCCTTTGGCCCTCAGCACTGAGGCCATTCTCCATTCCAACAACACCAGGGATATGGAATCCGACCGGGAAGCTGGCATCGTCACGCTGGCCATCCTTATTGGCCCCATGCTGTCCTACGTGCTGTACAACACGCTGCTCTTCCTGCCCTACCTGATCTTCAGCATCCTGGCCACACACTGCAGCATCAGCCTGGCCCTGCCCCTGCTCACCATCCCCATGGCCTTTTCCCTGGAGAGGCAGTTCCGCAGCCAGGCTTTCAGCAAGCTGCCCCAGAGGACAGCTAAGCTTAACCTCCTGCTGGGGCTTTTCTACGTCTTTGGCATCATCCTGGCACCAGCCGGCAGTCTGCCCAGACTTTGA
- the Ubiad1 gene encoding ubiA prenyltransferase domain-containing protein 1 isoform X2, translated as MAALQVPGEKINIQAGETAKAGEKDPLENDWPEQDRLPQRSWRQKCASYVLALRPWSFSASLTPVALGSALAYRSQGVLDPRLLVGCAVAVLAVHGAGNLVNTYYDFSKGIDHKKSDDRTLVDRILEPQDVVRFGVFLYTLGCLCAACLYYLSTLKLEHLALIYFGGLSGSFLYTGGIGFKYVALGDLVILITFGPLAVMFAYAVQGYGIRPGSWHRHAGHPYWPHAVLRAVQHAALPALPDLQHPGHTLQHQPGPAPAHHPHGLFPGEAVPQPGFQQAAPEDS; from the exons ATGGCTGCCTTGCAGGTCCCGGGGGAAAAGATTAACATTCAGGCGGGAGAGACCGCCAAGGCCGGGGAGAAGGACCCGCTGGAGAACGACTGGCCGGAGCAGGACAGGCTGCCCCAACGCTCCTGGAGGCAAAAATGTGCCTCCTATGTGTTGGCCCTGAGGCCCTGGAGCTTCAGTGCCTCACTCACCCCTGTGGCCCTGGGCAGTGCCCTAGCATACAGATCCCAGGGCGTCCTGGATCCTAGGCTGTTGGTGGGTTGTGCGGTGGCTGTCCTAGCAGTGCACGGGGCTGGCAACTTGGTCAACACTTACTATGACTTTTCCAAAGGCATTGACCACAAAAAGAGTGATGACAGGACCCTGGTGGACCGAATTTTGGAGCCCCAGGATGTTGTTCGGTTTGGAGTCTTCCTCTACACCTTGGGCTGCCTCTGTGCTGCCTGCCTCTACTACCTGTCCACTCTGAAACTGGAGCACCTGGCTCTCATCTACTTTGGAGGACTATCTGGCTCCTTTCTCTACACGGGAG GAATTGGATTCAAGTACGTGGCTCTGGGAGACCTTGTCATCCTCATCACTTTTGGCCCGCTGGCTGTGATGTTCGCCTATGCCGTTCAG GGATATGGAATCCGACCGGGAAGCTGGCATCGTCACGCTGGCCATCCTTATTGGCCCCATGCTGTCCTACGTGCTGTACAACACGCTGCTCTTCCTGCCCTACCTGATCTTCAGCATCCTGGCCACACACTGCAGCATCAGCCTGGCCCTGCCCCTGCTCACCATCCCCATGGCCTTTTCCCTGGAGAGGCAGTTCCGCAGCCAGGCTTTCAGCAAGCTGCCCCAGAGGACAGCTAA